A region from the Corylus avellana chromosome ca7, CavTom2PMs-1.0 genome encodes:
- the LOC132187015 gene encoding rhodanese-like domain-containing protein 7: MLRCRTPPLLAIRMLSSSPSYSANPNPRLPLLPTSLIPQPSLSHHHHHHHHHRPLFSNSIRGLPRTQTMTISRSLLSGPTTGPIPVSTGPEPGSDDSESQSLVVVSFYKFADFPDHADMRKPLKDLCQQLRVSGGIILAPEGINGSICGTRESVETVLGFIQSDNRLKGLRQVESPVSPEEEAIHHGHTSSSPLAAGEDAPFRWDHVRVKLKKEIVTLGMPSVSPTEKVGKYVCPRDWNALINDPDTVVIDVRNAYETRIGKFKRAVDPCTAAFREFPSWVEDHFQVSNSDDEHSKVKVNVPNGSTEKQVEIPEQKMPQRVAMYCTGGIRCEKASSFLLGKGFKEVYHLEGGILKYLEEVAESESLWEGECFVFDKRVSVDHGLVQGTFKLCYGCKQPVSDEDMEAPEWEYGVSCPYCYSSKSDEEKERARARQRQFETWGIIGGPDKGRRPTSNPATASIKSSSWLSSSA; this comes from the exons ATGCTGCGGTGTAGAACACCTCCATTGCTCGCCATCAGGATGCTCTCATCGTCACCATCATATTCCGCAAACCCTAACCCCAGATTACCTTTACTCCCCACCTCTCTAATTCCTCAACCGTCCCTgtcccaccaccaccaccaccaccaccatcatcgTCCTCTCTTCTCCAACTCTATTCGCGGCCTCCCTCGAACCCAAACCATGACCATTTCCAGAAGCCTCCTGTCTGGGCCCACCACCGGCCCAATTCCAGTTTCGACCGGACCCGAACCCGGTTCCGATGACTCGGAATCCCAATCTCTCGTGGTCGTTTCCTTCTACAAGTTCGCCGATTTCCCCGACCATGCCGATATGCGAAAACCCCTGAAGGACCTCTGCCAGCAACTG CGTGTTTCAGGTGGTATTATACTGGCGCCTGAAGGAATCAATGGCAGCATTTGTGGTACTCGGGAATCAGTGGAAACAGTTCTTGGATTCATTCAAAGTGATAACCGGCTAAAGGGGCTAAGACAAGTGGAATCACCCGTGAGTCCTGAGGAAGAAGCTATCCATCATGGACACACTAGCAGTTCTCCCCTTGCAGCAGGGGAGGATGCACCCTTCCGATGGGATCATGTGAGGGTCAAGTTGAAGAAAGAG ATTGTTACTCTCGGAATGCCTAGTGTATCACCTACTGAGAAGGTAGGAAAATATGTTTGTCCAAGGGATTGGAATGCATTGATCAATGATCCAGATACA GTGGTGATCGATGTGCGCAATGCTTATGAAACTAGAATTGGGAAGTTCAAAAGAGCAGTTGATCCATGTACAGCTGCATTCCGGGAATTCCCATCTTGGGTGGAGGATCACTTCCAAGTTTCTAATTCAGATGATGAGCATTCGAAGGTAAAGGTGAATGTTCCAAATGGAAGCACTGAAAAACAAGTGGAGATTCCAGAGCAAAAAATGCCTCAGCGGGTTGCGATGTACTGCACAGGAGGAATAAGATGTGAGAAAGCTTCAAGTTTTCTTCTCGGCAAAGGATTCAAAGAG GTTTATCATTTGGAAGGTGGGAttttgaaatacctcgaggAAGTAGCAGAATCAGAGAGCCTCTGGGAGGGTGAATGCTTTGTGTTTGACAAGCGGGTGTCGGTTGATCATGGTTTGGTACAGGGAACTTTCAAGCTTTGCTATGGGTGCAAGCAACCAGTGAGTGATGAGGACATGGAAGCCCCAGAGTGGGAGTATGGAGTTTCGTGCCCATACTGTTACTCATCGAAATCCGATGAAGAGAAGGAGAGGGCACGAGCTCGTCAAAGGCAATTTGAGACATGGGGCATCATAGGTGGCCCAGACAAGGGTCGTCGGCCAACATCAAATCCAGCTACAGCTAGTATTAAGAGTTCTTCCTGGCTTTCTAGTTCAGCTTAG